A single region of the Chitinophaga niabensis genome encodes:
- a CDS encoding SusC/RagA family TonB-linked outer membrane protein, producing MYFHVNCSARRHLAVWLLLFLCSTAWAQSVSITGKVTGSLDKTPLPGVTVVIKGTSQGTVTDATGTYKITAPSGSTLLFSFIGFMPKEVKVSGATQLDVELAENAGTLNEVVVTGYGSQSKKDITGAVATVNVKQLLSAPATNVGQALQGRVAGVTVGNENAPGGNVMVRIRGYGTINDNSPLYVIDGVPTKGNLNTLNLNDIETMQVLKDASASSIYGSRAGNGVVIITTKKGKIGRPRLTYDMYYGTQRPGEFLDLLNTSEYASLLWESRINAGNVDPVTGFPKHAQFGSGANPVTPDYIFPDGASANDPRVNPANYSTDIDGADFKKTRWLITKANKTGTNWMDEIFDPAPIQSHQVGVSGGTDGGRYAMSLGYYDQKGIMIYTGFKRYSLRANTEFNINKRFRAGENLQVSYSERVGQPAGNQNEGNPVSFAYRMQPIIPVYDIMGNFAGTKGGDLDNAKNPVAALYRNKDNIGKEIRLFGNAYLEADILPNLTARTSIGVDYSNFNIRTYTIRDIESSESASNSNLSTNNNYEATWTWYNTLTYKFQLGALHRFNLIVGTESIGNYAEAFAAGRAGFFVDDLDNRYLDAGNGGTSTNSGSASNWRLASEFSKLNYVYNDRYLLDLTLRRDRSSRFAEQFRVAYFPAASVGWRISEEDFMKSISFVNDLKLRAAYGQTGNQEIGNYNAYTFFGTNPTTSFYDLNGSRTSALQGYDLTQFGNLRAKWETTSSLDIGVDASMMKGRLGFNFDWFRRKTTDMLFPVELQFTQGIATNPFRNIGTMVNKGIELGISFLSDAAGGDFTYDINVNFSSYRNNVEVTDGNPKTRYFGFTTRLPSMTVTQAGYPISSFFGYVIDGIFQTDADGAKHAAQFGGGANNKAGQFIFRDLDSNNVINADDRTIIGSPHPDFSYGVNVQLGYKNFGLTLFAQGVQGNKIFNYVRYWTDFPTFAGNRSRRMLEDSWRPGKTNALLPQLRSNDVISSNPSTYYLENGSYLRMKNVQLSYKLPASLIKRVGIEQLQVYLQAQNLFTITKYTGLDPEINLRAYSPNNDRHMGVDEGAYPTSKVYLVGANLTF from the coding sequence ATGTACTTCCACGTAAACTGCAGTGCCCGCAGGCACTTAGCCGTATGGCTACTCCTATTCCTGTGCTCAACCGCATGGGCACAATCTGTGAGCATTACCGGCAAAGTAACCGGTAGTCTTGATAAAACACCCCTGCCCGGCGTAACGGTTGTTATCAAAGGCACCAGCCAGGGCACCGTAACTGATGCTACCGGCACTTACAAGATCACAGCCCCCTCCGGCAGTACGCTTCTTTTCTCTTTTATCGGCTTTATGCCTAAAGAAGTAAAGGTAAGTGGCGCAACACAACTGGATGTTGAACTGGCAGAAAATGCCGGTACGCTCAACGAAGTAGTGGTAACAGGCTATGGCAGCCAATCTAAAAAGGATATCACAGGTGCTGTTGCCACCGTTAATGTAAAACAACTGCTCTCTGCTCCTGCCACCAATGTGGGCCAGGCTTTGCAGGGACGCGTTGCCGGAGTTACGGTTGGAAATGAAAATGCACCGGGCGGAAATGTGATGGTACGGATCCGTGGATACGGAACCATCAATGATAACTCGCCACTTTATGTAATTGACGGTGTTCCCACCAAAGGCAATCTGAACACGCTCAACCTGAATGATATTGAAACCATGCAGGTATTGAAGGATGCCTCTGCATCCTCCATCTATGGCTCCCGCGCAGGGAATGGAGTAGTGATCATTACCACAAAAAAAGGAAAGATCGGAAGACCCCGGCTCACGTATGATATGTATTATGGTACACAAAGACCCGGAGAATTCCTTGATCTGCTGAATACCTCAGAATACGCAAGCCTGCTCTGGGAATCACGGATCAATGCAGGAAATGTTGACCCCGTTACGGGTTTCCCCAAACATGCACAGTTTGGCAGTGGCGCCAATCCTGTTACGCCTGATTATATTTTCCCGGACGGGGCTTCTGCAAACGATCCGCGTGTAAATCCCGCCAACTACAGTACGGATATAGATGGCGCTGATTTCAAAAAAACAAGATGGCTGATCACTAAAGCCAATAAAACTGGGACCAACTGGATGGATGAAATATTTGACCCTGCACCCATTCAATCCCACCAGGTAGGTGTTTCCGGGGGAACAGACGGTGGCCGGTATGCCATGAGCCTCGGTTATTATGATCAGAAAGGGATCATGATCTATACTGGTTTCAAACGTTATTCCCTCCGCGCCAACACAGAATTTAATATCAACAAAAGATTCCGCGCGGGAGAGAACTTGCAGGTTTCTTACAGTGAAAGAGTAGGCCAGCCTGCCGGTAATCAGAATGAAGGGAACCCTGTTTCCTTCGCCTACCGCATGCAACCCATTATTCCGGTATACGATATCATGGGCAATTTTGCAGGAACAAAAGGGGGCGACCTCGATAATGCCAAAAACCCCGTAGCGGCATTGTACCGTAACAAGGACAATATCGGAAAAGAGATCAGGCTGTTCGGTAACGCCTACCTGGAAGCGGATATATTACCTAACCTTACCGCACGTACGAGCATTGGTGTAGACTATAGCAATTTCAATATCCGTACGTATACTATCCGGGATATTGAATCTTCTGAATCCGCATCCAACAGTAACCTTAGCACGAATAACAACTACGAGGCCACCTGGACATGGTATAACACCCTTACGTATAAGTTCCAGCTGGGCGCCTTACACCGCTTCAACCTGATCGTAGGTACGGAGTCTATTGGTAATTATGCGGAAGCTTTCGCAGCAGGCCGGGCTGGTTTCTTTGTGGATGACCTGGACAATCGTTACCTGGATGCAGGCAACGGCGGAACTTCCACCAACAGCGGCAGTGCTTCCAATTGGCGGCTGGCTTCTGAATTCAGTAAACTGAACTATGTGTATAACGACAGGTACCTGCTGGACCTTACTCTCCGCCGCGACCGTTCTTCCCGTTTTGCCGAACAGTTCAGGGTAGCCTATTTCCCTGCCGCCAGTGTGGGATGGCGTATCTCTGAAGAGGATTTTATGAAAAGCATTTCCTTTGTGAACGATCTGAAATTAAGGGCTGCATATGGCCAAACGGGTAACCAGGAAATAGGTAACTATAATGCATATACGTTCTTCGGCACAAACCCCACCACTTCTTTCTATGATCTGAACGGTTCCCGCACTTCTGCATTGCAGGGTTATGATCTCACACAGTTCGGAAATCTCCGCGCGAAGTGGGAAACCACCAGCTCGCTGGACATCGGCGTAGATGCCAGTATGATGAAAGGCAGGCTGGGCTTTAATTTCGACTGGTTCCGCCGTAAAACCACAGACATGTTATTCCCTGTTGAATTACAGTTCACACAAGGCATTGCCACCAATCCATTCCGGAACATCGGCACCATGGTGAACAAGGGGATCGAACTGGGCATCAGTTTTCTCAGTGATGCCGCAGGAGGAGATTTCACATATGATATCAACGTGAACTTCTCGAGCTACCGTAATAATGTTGAAGTAACAGATGGCAATCCCAAGACCCGTTACTTTGGCTTCACGACCCGCCTTCCATCCATGACAGTTACCCAGGCCGGCTACCCCATTTCTTCTTTTTTTGGTTACGTGATAGACGGCATCTTTCAGACAGATGCTGATGGGGCTAAACATGCCGCACAGTTTGGCGGCGGCGCCAATAATAAAGCCGGCCAATTCATTTTCCGCGACCTGGACTCCAATAATGTGATCAATGCGGACGACCGCACGATCATTGGCAGCCCGCATCCTGATTTCAGTTATGGCGTTAACGTACAGCTTGGCTATAAGAATTTTGGGTTAACGCTTTTTGCGCAAGGTGTGCAGGGTAATAAAATCTTCAACTATGTGCGCTACTGGACGGACTTCCCCACTTTTGCCGGGAACCGCAGCCGCCGTATGCTGGAAGACTCCTGGCGGCCAGGAAAAACAAATGCCCTGCTGCCTCAGTTACGGTCGAATGATGTGATCAGCAGTAACCCATCTACCTATTACCTTGAAAATGGTTCTTACCTGCGGATGAAGAATGTACAGCTATCTTATAAGCTCCCGGCCAGCCTGATCAAACGGGTAGGCATTGAGCAGTTGCAGGTTTATCTGCAGGCCCAAAACCTTTTCACGATCACAAAGTACACAGGCCTGGACCCCGAGATCAACCTGCGTGCTTACAGTCCTAATAACGACAGGCACATGGGTGTGGATGAAGGAGCTTATCCTACCTCCAAAGTATACCTGGTCGGCGCAAACCTTACTTTCTAA
- a CDS encoding metal-dependent hydrolase family protein, translating to MKKTLFLLISLACMSAAIAQKTILHCGTLIDGVSDKPRQQMSVIIEGKKILEIKPGYITPAAGDKVIDLKTQTVMPGWMDMHVHLESQTSKTAYSDQFTQNPADLAYVSVRYAERTLLTGFTTVRDLGGSGVNIALRNAINKGLIIGPRVFTAGKSIATTGGHADPTNGYRKDLMGDPGPEAGVVNGPDECRKAVRQAYKNGSDLIKITATGGVLSVAKDGSSPQFTEEELQAIVSTAKDYNMKVAAHAHGAEGIKRAIRAGVTSIEHGTKMDDEGMALAIKHGTWYVPTITAGRSVADSAKIPGYYPDIVKPKAESIGPLIQQTFAKAWKKGVKIAFGTDAGVYMHGRNWLEFTYMVESGMPAMDAIKSATIKAAELLGMEDQLGSIEAGKIADFTAVNGDPLKDIQAMGQVSFVMKDGLIFKQGTSNLSTVQK from the coding sequence ATGAAAAAGACCCTGTTCCTACTTATTTCTCTTGCATGCATGAGCGCTGCCATTGCGCAGAAAACTATCCTGCATTGCGGCACCCTCATAGATGGCGTGTCTGACAAACCCCGCCAGCAGATGTCTGTGATCATTGAAGGCAAAAAGATCCTGGAGATAAAACCGGGGTATATAACACCTGCCGCAGGAGATAAAGTGATAGACCTGAAAACGCAAACCGTTATGCCAGGTTGGATGGACATGCATGTGCATCTGGAGTCGCAAACCAGTAAAACCGCGTATTCGGACCAATTTACACAAAACCCTGCGGACCTTGCTTACGTGAGTGTCCGATATGCAGAACGTACTTTGCTTACCGGTTTTACAACCGTAAGGGACCTTGGCGGTTCCGGTGTAAACATTGCGCTCCGCAATGCTATCAACAAAGGCCTGATCATTGGCCCGCGTGTATTTACGGCAGGTAAATCTATTGCCACTACCGGTGGCCATGCTGATCCTACCAATGGATACCGTAAAGACCTGATGGGAGATCCGGGACCTGAAGCCGGCGTTGTAAATGGCCCGGACGAATGCCGTAAAGCTGTAAGGCAGGCATACAAAAACGGATCGGACCTCATTAAGATCACCGCAACAGGTGGTGTGTTGAGTGTGGCAAAAGATGGCAGCAGCCCTCAGTTCACAGAAGAAGAACTGCAGGCAATTGTAAGTACTGCAAAGGACTACAATATGAAAGTGGCTGCCCATGCACATGGTGCGGAAGGAATTAAAAGAGCCATCCGCGCAGGCGTTACTTCGATAGAACATGGCACCAAAATGGACGATGAGGGGATGGCCCTGGCTATTAAACATGGCACCTGGTATGTACCCACCATCACTGCAGGCCGTTCTGTAGCAGATTCTGCAAAGATCCCCGGTTATTATCCGGATATCGTAAAACCCAAAGCGGAATCCATTGGCCCTTTGATCCAGCAAACTTTCGCCAAAGCCTGGAAGAAAGGGGTGAAGATTGCTTTTGGTACAGATGCAGGGGTATATATGCATGGCCGCAACTGGCTTGAATTCACCTATATGGTTGAAAGTGGGATGCCTGCCATGGATGCCATTAAATCCGCTACCATTAAAGCGGCAGAATTACTGGGCATGGAAGATCAGCTGGGAAGTATAGAGGCAGGAAAGATTGCAGACTTCACAGCCGTGAACGGAGATCCGCTGAAAGACATCCAGGCGATGGGGCAGGTGAGCTTTGTAATGAAAGACGGCTTGATTTTTAAGCAGGGAACCAGTAACTTGTCCACTGTTCAAAAATAA
- a CDS encoding DUF2569 domain-containing protein codes for MKNLKTSYEDFYKKIYGKVELLDSILITDLTEENKIKVEEKYRIEEPWKIDSANNNRLSFTSSAHILKDKIIIVNESRKKPVTLLFPNELKYTISLKFPEPWALDAKAYTLDSKYYTFTFTPVLNNKIVSLKYDFEAKSDHIPAEGMKKYIKDMDELVNSTGYVFSYDPSRAAKGNAGPSGINWLVLFLAFASGAFFIYLAAKYYKRSVPQLHSTDEAWAIGGWLALLGIGVVIRPVLVIIGLFQMETFRNSVWAGLSAAYPDKNLSLMQLFLLLEVIGNVFLLVLSCLMPFLYFRRRDLFPRTMVFLLAFNILFVLADYLLADALFNVHTFTDNLKDIIQTALVAIIWIPYLRISHRVKHTFVIPYDEEA; via the coding sequence ATGAAGAACCTTAAGACCAGTTATGAGGACTTCTACAAGAAGATCTATGGGAAAGTAGAATTGCTGGATTCCATCCTTATCACTGATCTTACTGAAGAGAACAAGATCAAAGTAGAAGAAAAGTACAGGATTGAAGAACCATGGAAGATAGACAGCGCCAATAATAACAGGCTTTCTTTCACCAGCAGCGCACATATCCTCAAGGATAAAATAATCATTGTGAATGAAAGCCGGAAAAAGCCGGTAACACTGCTTTTTCCGAATGAGCTGAAGTATACCATCTCCTTAAAGTTCCCTGAACCCTGGGCGCTGGATGCGAAAGCCTATACCCTGGATAGTAAGTACTACACATTTACATTCACGCCGGTATTGAATAATAAGATCGTTTCCCTGAAATATGATTTCGAGGCCAAGAGTGATCATATTCCTGCAGAGGGGATGAAAAAATACATCAAAGACATGGATGAACTGGTGAATTCCACCGGGTATGTTTTTAGTTATGATCCCTCCAGGGCAGCAAAGGGAAATGCCGGTCCTTCCGGGATCAACTGGCTGGTATTATTCCTGGCATTTGCCAGCGGGGCCTTCTTCATTTACCTGGCAGCGAAATATTATAAACGTTCTGTTCCGCAGTTACATTCTACAGACGAAGCCTGGGCAATAGGTGGCTGGTTAGCATTGTTGGGTATTGGCGTGGTGATCAGACCTGTGCTCGTTATAATAGGTCTGTTCCAAATGGAAACATTTCGGAATTCAGTATGGGCCGGATTGAGCGCGGCCTATCCGGATAAAAATCTCTCCCTGATGCAATTGTTCTTATTGCTGGAAGTAATTGGCAATGTGTTCCTGCTCGTACTTTCCTGCTTAATGCCATTCCTGTATTTCAGAAGGAGAGACCTTTTTCCCCGTACCATGGTTTTTTTGCTGGCATTCAATATACTGTTCGTACTGGCAGATTATCTTTTGGCAGATGCCCTTTTCAATGTGCATACATTCACAGATAATCTAAAAGATATTATCCAGACTGCGCTGGTTGCCATTATATGGATCCCCTATTTACGGATCTCACACCGGGTTAAACATACTTTCGTTATTCCTTACGATGAGGAAGCATAA
- a CDS encoding YciI family protein, producing the protein MYLILVQYIRPLAAIDHYIEAHNTFLEKQYREGKFILSGRRKPRTGGIILCKATSRREVEAILAEDPFDKFQLAVYDIIEFEPNIYAELANLNS; encoded by the coding sequence ATGTATCTGATCCTGGTTCAATACATCCGCCCCTTAGCGGCCATAGACCACTATATCGAGGCGCACAATACTTTCCTGGAAAAACAGTACAGGGAAGGTAAGTTCATTCTTTCGGGAAGGCGGAAGCCCCGTACCGGAGGTATTATCCTCTGCAAAGCGACCAGCCGCCGCGAGGTGGAAGCCATCCTGGCAGAAGACCCTTTTGATAAGTTTCAACTGGCTGTTTACGATATCATAGAGTTTGAGCCAAATATCTATGCCGAACTGGCGAACCTCAACTCCTGA
- a CDS encoding DUF4836 family protein: MKRTTTSALLMIFGAAVLLLTACSKAPEGGKHIPKTAALVFGINSKQIQDKLVKEGLSVDKIFEAVQDKDTSNELSKALKEAENSGVDLKGDVYIALIPGEKGKSYASVVAKLDDAAKFEAFIKEKSKKEVKAGTDFKYIADKEGLVGFNKETIIGVFVIDPNKYDFTGDVGVANATGTEADEKAWVEVLNGLFHLKADESVGTIESFKEVQKEKGDVFFWMSSEQIYAFNPGTPSGVAALVTTNIKKLTAGSYQTAAAHFENGKIRVNSLAYAGKEIQDIMKKYPMEKVNISALENYPSENVLGFALMNFDLRMLGDIIKLMGMDGFANMGLAETGLTLDDILKAFTGEIALVASDFSVVSKPSEWDSTYKVTKPEVKWVFSMKVGDKAAFEKVMNTPMVGQMFTKQGTEYVPNQPMGEVAVSINDKRILAASDNGLLTSYSAGKSKVKLDEGVLSKAKGNVMSMYLSVEKLVNNLPAEEMKLPDSVLNDVKGLLKDFTVSTEPSNGKSQRSTMELNFKNENQNTLVQIVNFSKKMFAYYSAHKKEQEAAWGNGDAMAADTVAVAVDSAVAAPATN, from the coding sequence ATGAAAAGAACGACTACAAGTGCACTCCTCATGATTTTCGGTGCAGCGGTCTTGTTGTTAACCGCCTGTTCCAAGGCTCCGGAAGGAGGCAAACACATTCCTAAAACAGCTGCGCTCGTTTTCGGGATCAACTCTAAACAAATTCAGGACAAGCTGGTAAAAGAAGGCCTTTCCGTTGATAAAATATTCGAGGCCGTGCAGGACAAGGATACTTCCAACGAACTGTCCAAAGCTTTGAAAGAAGCAGAAAACTCCGGCGTTGATCTGAAAGGTGATGTATATATCGCACTGATTCCAGGCGAAAAAGGCAAAAGCTATGCTTCTGTTGTTGCAAAGCTGGACGATGCCGCTAAGTTTGAAGCTTTCATCAAAGAGAAATCCAAGAAAGAGGTTAAAGCAGGAACAGACTTTAAATACATTGCTGACAAAGAAGGCCTGGTAGGTTTCAACAAAGAAACTATTATCGGCGTATTTGTGATAGATCCTAATAAATATGACTTTACCGGAGATGTAGGCGTTGCTAATGCCACTGGTACTGAAGCAGACGAAAAAGCCTGGGTAGAAGTACTGAATGGCCTCTTCCACCTGAAAGCTGATGAGTCTGTAGGTACTATCGAATCTTTCAAAGAAGTACAAAAAGAAAAAGGAGATGTATTCTTCTGGATGAGCAGCGAGCAGATCTATGCTTTCAATCCGGGCACTCCATCTGGTGTAGCCGCACTGGTTACTACCAATATCAAGAAACTCACAGCAGGTTCTTACCAAACAGCAGCAGCGCATTTCGAGAACGGTAAGATCAGGGTGAACAGCCTGGCTTATGCAGGTAAAGAGATCCAGGATATTATGAAGAAATATCCAATGGAGAAAGTGAACATCAGCGCACTGGAAAATTATCCTTCTGAAAATGTACTGGGTTTTGCCCTGATGAACTTTGACCTGCGCATGCTGGGCGATATCATCAAACTGATGGGGATGGATGGCTTTGCTAACATGGGCCTGGCCGAAACCGGTCTTACCCTGGATGATATCCTGAAAGCCTTCACCGGTGAAATTGCACTGGTAGCTTCTGATTTCAGCGTAGTAAGCAAACCTTCTGAATGGGACAGTACTTATAAAGTAACCAAACCTGAAGTTAAATGGGTGTTCAGCATGAAAGTAGGCGATAAAGCTGCTTTCGAAAAAGTAATGAACACGCCGATGGTTGGCCAGATGTTCACCAAACAAGGCACAGAATATGTACCTAATCAACCCATGGGCGAAGTTGCAGTATCTATCAACGATAAACGCATCCTCGCAGCCTCTGATAATGGTCTGCTGACCTCTTATTCAGCAGGTAAATCCAAAGTGAAGCTGGATGAAGGTGTGCTGAGTAAAGCAAAAGGTAATGTAATGAGCATGTACCTGAGCGTAGAGAAACTGGTAAACAACCTTCCTGCTGAAGAAATGAAACTTCCGGACAGCGTACTGAATGATGTGAAAGGTCTGCTGAAAGACTTTACCGTATCTACAGAACCCAGCAATGGCAAATCACAGCGCTCTACCATGGAACTGAACTTCAAGAATGAAAATCAGAATACCCTGGTGCAGATCGTTAACTTCTCTAAGAAAATGTTCGCTTACTACAGCGCACATAAGAAAGAGCAGGAAGCTGCCTGGGGCAATGGTGATGCCATGGCAGCTGATACCGTTGCTGTAGCTGTTGACAGCGCGGTAGCGGCACCGGCAACTAATTAA
- a CDS encoding FtsX-like permease family protein, whose amino-acid sequence MQFYQILKKIIRTGVGKGRFWMAAIGLGIAMLLILVALQVHQNFNELLHSEKNENETADFLVINKKITNDMMGRPEMSTFTPEEIKDLAAQPFVNGFGIVTAADFSVKLEMDKLGITSELFFEAVPDSFIDVKSTDWKWTEGQQEIPVIIPSSFLDMFNFGFAMGNGMPQFSEETIKTLSPTVVISQGMRSGRFAARIVGFSDRISTVLVPMSLMEWGNVAFGTGKSKAPSRVIIKSKDPSDPILSKYLDTHNYSTNREKTRFSKTRVIVQTIVSVVGFFGLVLLIFALLVFSMFIQLVIESCRKEIRLLITLGAAPRQLQRYLLKQFVPLYVVIGLLALALVAGLQWWVSGVLAKHKMFVSAMPGIAAVIATAVILLLVYIVNLRSVKKHIAGM is encoded by the coding sequence ATGCAGTTTTATCAGATACTCAAAAAGATCATCCGCACCGGCGTTGGCAAGGGGCGTTTCTGGATGGCCGCCATTGGCCTGGGAATAGCCATGTTGCTGATACTCGTGGCCCTGCAGGTGCATCAGAACTTTAACGAACTATTGCACAGTGAGAAGAATGAGAATGAAACGGCAGACTTCCTGGTGATCAATAAAAAGATCACGAACGATATGATGGGCAGGCCGGAAATGAGCACCTTCACTCCTGAAGAAATTAAAGACCTGGCCGCACAACCATTCGTGAACGGCTTCGGCATTGTTACAGCAGCAGATTTCAGCGTAAAGCTGGAAATGGATAAACTGGGCATCACCTCAGAACTCTTCTTTGAAGCGGTGCCGGATAGTTTTATTGACGTAAAGTCCACGGACTGGAAATGGACCGAGGGCCAGCAGGAGATCCCGGTGATCATACCCAGTAGTTTCCTGGATATGTTCAACTTTGGATTTGCCATGGGTAATGGCATGCCGCAATTCTCTGAAGAAACCATCAAAACATTATCCCCCACCGTTGTGATCAGCCAGGGTATGCGCAGTGGCCGTTTTGCAGCCAGAATCGTAGGATTCTCAGATCGTATTTCCACCGTACTGGTGCCCATGTCTTTAATGGAATGGGGGAATGTGGCTTTCGGGACCGGCAAATCCAAAGCCCCTTCAAGAGTGATCATCAAATCCAAAGATCCGAGCGACCCTATACTCAGTAAATACCTGGATACACATAATTACTCCACCAATAGAGAAAAGACGCGTTTCAGCAAGACCCGGGTTATTGTACAAACCATTGTTAGTGTAGTAGGTTTCTTTGGATTGGTATTGCTGATCTTTGCCCTGCTGGTGTTCAGTATGTTCATCCAGTTAGTGATAGAATCCTGCCGGAAGGAGATCCGGTTATTGATCACATTAGGGGCTGCCCCCCGCCAGTTACAGCGATATCTGCTGAAACAGTTTGTGCCTTTGTATGTTGTGATCGGCTTACTGGCCCTGGCACTTGTGGCTGGATTGCAATGGTGGGTTTCCGGGGTCCTTGCAAAACATAAGATGTTTGTGTCTGCCATGCCGGGTATTGCAGCCGTTATTGCTACAGCCGTTATTCTCTTGCTGGTATATATCGTGAACCTTAGATCCGTAAAAAAGCATATTGCAGGTATGTAA
- a CDS encoding ATP-binding cassette domain-containing protein, translating to MQIQLSAVVPVPLRDKVLQQQSDIWNRDITFSPAQFIKIKAPSGTGKTTLVHYLYNIRYDYTGTIRINDKPWPSYSKDQLAVMRQQQISVIFQDLRLFDQLSALENIELKRVMQPEPYYPAEKIKEMADRLGVSHVLNQSGATLSYGERQRIAIIRALMQPFEWLMMDEPFSHLDEANATKAARLIAEECSARKAGFVLTDLDHDQHFDYHVTYHL from the coding sequence ATGCAGATCCAGTTATCTGCGGTAGTGCCCGTTCCGCTGCGTGATAAAGTATTGCAGCAGCAGTCGGACATATGGAACCGCGACATTACGTTTTCGCCCGCACAGTTCATTAAGATCAAGGCACCTTCCGGTACCGGTAAAACCACGCTGGTACATTACCTGTACAATATCCGGTACGACTATACCGGAACCATCCGTATCAACGATAAGCCCTGGCCCTCTTATTCCAAAGACCAGCTGGCCGTTATGCGCCAGCAGCAGATCAGTGTAATATTCCAGGACCTCCGCCTGTTTGATCAGCTTTCCGCATTGGAGAACATAGAACTGAAAAGAGTGATGCAGCCGGAGCCGTACTACCCGGCAGAAAAGATAAAGGAAATGGCAGACCGCCTGGGTGTAAGCCATGTGCTCAACCAGAGCGGCGCTACTTTGTCTTACGGGGAAAGGCAACGTATTGCCATTATCCGGGCACTCATGCAACCGTTCGAATGGCTGATGATGGACGAACCTTTCAGCCACCTGGATGAAGCCAATGCTACCAAAGCAGCCAGGCTGATCGCAGAAGAGTGCAGTGCCCGCAAGGCCGGCTTCGTTCTTACAGACCTCGACCATGATCAACATTTCGACTATCACGTGACCTATCATTTATAA
- a CDS encoding Dabb family protein produces the protein MPYTRKFVHVVNFYLKPDLSAADVRAFEEGVSTLGKIESLLVFNVGKPANTDRPVIDRSYSYCLLTVFNDEAGHDVYQEHPVHLKFIENCNHLWEKVVIFDSETIQL, from the coding sequence ATGCCTTACACAAGAAAATTTGTGCACGTTGTAAACTTCTATCTCAAACCTGACCTGTCTGCCGCAGATGTAAGGGCATTTGAAGAAGGAGTAAGCACGCTGGGAAAAATAGAGAGCCTGCTGGTGTTCAATGTAGGCAAACCCGCCAATACAGACCGTCCGGTAATAGACAGGAGTTACAGCTATTGCCTGCTCACCGTTTTTAACGATGAGGCCGGCCACGATGTTTACCAGGAACACCCGGTGCATCTGAAGTTCATTGAGAACTGCAATCACCTCTGGGAGAAAGTAGTGATCTTTGATTCGGAAACCATCCAGTTATAA